From Clostridia bacterium:
ACCATTGCAGACATTGCACCGTTAATTGGCGAAAACCGCGTGCTTTGCGATATGGGCTTAAAAAAGATTCCAAAAAGCGAAAACGCAGGCTTTCAGGCGTTGCTTGCGGTTTCGGATTTGCAAAACAAGACCGTAGATGCCACAAAGGTCGGCTTTCAGCTGGCACCTAAAATCAATGCGGTGGGACGCCTGAGCGATGCCTCTTTGGCGGTAGAGATGTTTTTAAGCGATGACCTTAAAAAAACGCAGGAAATCGCAATAAACCTTGCCGAATGCAATGTAAAACGCCAGAAAATCGAGCAGGAAATTTTAGACGAAGCCGAACAAATGGTGGAGCAGTTCTATAAAGAGGATGCGGTTTTGGTGCTTTGTGACGAAAAATGGCATCACGGCGTGGTGGGCATTGTTGCCTCGCGCCTGACTAAAAAATACAACAAGCCCTGCATTTTAATTTCCCCCGGTGCAGACGGCTATTACAAAGGCTCGGGCAGAAGCTTAGAGGGTTTTTCGCTGTATGATGCATTGTGTGCCTCTTCTGATACTTTAGTGCGGTTTGGCGGGCACGAGCTGGCGGCAGGTATTGTGATTGATTGTAAAAAAGTGGATGCTTTTCGTGAAAGTATAAATGTCTACGCAAAGGAAATACTGGGCGGAAAACCGTTAGCCCCTGTCATTGAGGCAGATTTAGAGCTTCGGGGCAGGCATTTGAATCTGGAAACCGCGAATGCACTTCTCTCGTTAGAGCCATTCGGTGCAGGCAATAAACCGCCTGTATTTACTATAAATAATATGACCGTAAACCGCGTCAGCGCCCTCGGCGCAAACGGACAGCATTTGAAAATGCAGTTGATAAAAGACGGCTTTGCCATAGATGCCATTGCCTTTTCCTTTGCGGATAAGGTGCATTTGACCTACGGTTCGGAGGTAACGGTTATGGCAAACTTAGACATTAACAGCTTCAGAGGTACCGAATCGGTACAGCTGAAAATTATCGATATGAAACAGAGGTGAGAGCATGGACGAACGGTTAACCTATACCGAAGAAGAATTACAACAATTTAACAAACAATTCGACCTTATGGTGGAGGAAATCAAAAAGTATACGCCAAATCCCGATATCGGTCTGGTGCGTGCCGCCTTTGATGAGGCACTTGTTGACCATCAGAATCAGCGCAGAAAATCGGGTGAGCCCTATGTGATTCACCCCTTTGAGGTTGCAAAAACGCTGGTATCGCTGAACATGGACTGCGAGTCCATTGCCGCAGGCTTTTTGCACGATGTAGTAGAAGACACCCCCACAAGCTATGAGGACATCAAGGTAAAATTCGGCGAGGATGTGGCAATGCTGGTAGAGGGTGTGACAAAGCTTGCCAAAATCCCCACCTCCACCAAAGAAGAACAGCAGGTGGAAAATTTAAGAAAAATGTTTCTTGCCATGGCAACCGATGTGCGTGTTATCATCATCAAGCTTGCCGACCGTTTGCACAACATGCGCACCTTAAAAAGCATGTCGGAAGAAAAGCAACGGGAAAAGGCAAAGGAAACCTTAGATGTGTATGCACCCCTTGCCCACCGCCTTGGTATTTCCCGTATCAAGTGGGAATTAGAGGATCTGGCGCTTAAATATCTGGACCCCATTGCATACAAGGAAATTTACGAGAGCATCAAGCAGAAAAAGGGTGAAAGAGACCAGTTTATTGAAGATGTGATGCAGGAAATACGCAACCGCATGGCAGAGCTTGGCGTCCAGGCACAAATTGCGGGCAGAGCAAAGCATTTTTACAGTATTTTCCGCAAAATGTATGCCCAGAACAAGAGCATTGAAGAAATTTATGACCTGTTTGCGGTACGCATTATTGTGGACAATATCACCGAATGCTACGCGGCGCTCGGTGCTGTGCATGAAATGTATAAGCCCATCCCCGGGCGTTTTAAAGACTATATTGCCATGCCCAAGCCCAACATGTATCAGTCCCTGCACACCACCGTTTTAGGCAAAAACGGCTATCCCTTTGAGGTACAAATCCGTACCTGGGATATGCACAGAACTGCTGAGTTCGGTATCGCGGCACACTGGAAATACAAAGAGGGCAGCAAAGACAACACCATGGACAATAAGCTGGAATGGATTCGTCAGATGCTGGACATTCAAAACGAGCTTTCGGACACCGACGATTTCATGAAGACTTTAAAAATCGATATGTTCTCGGATGAAGTATTTGTATTTACGCCAAAGGGAAAAGTAATCAGCCTGCCTGCAGGCGCCTGCCCCATCGACTTTGCCTACGCCATTCACAGTGCCATAGGCAACAAGATGGTCGGTGCCAAAATCAACGGCAAAATCGTACCCATTGACCAGCAGCTGCAAAACGGGGATATCATTGAAATTTTAACCACAACCACCGCAAGAGGACCCAGCAAGGACTGGTTAAAGATTGTTAAAACCTCACAGGCACGAAGTAAAATCAATCAGTGGTTTAAATTAAACTTCAGAGATGAAAACATTCAGAAAGGTAAGGAACTGGTGGACAAGGAAGTCCGTCGCCGTGAATTGCCCAACATGAATGCTTTTAAAGAAGAGTTTGCCGAGAACATGATGCGTCGGTACGGTATCAAATCGGTGGACGATATGTATGCCACCATCGGCTTTGAAGGACCTTTGGCAAATAAAATTGTTAGAAAGCTCAAGGACGAGCTGGATAAGGTGTCGGAAGCGATTAAGCCTGCAGAGCCTTTAACGCAGGAAGAAGAAAAACCAAAACCGGCACCCAAAAAGCCTTCCGGTAACGGCATTGTGGTCAAGGGCATCGACAACTGTCTGGTACGCCTTTCCAAGTGCTGTAACCCTGTCCCGGGCGACAGCATTGTAGGCTACATTACCCGTGGCAGAGGTGTTTCGGTGCATCGGGCAGACTGCTCAAATGTAACCGGCGCAAGCGAGGAAGAAAAGAGCAGACTCATTGAGGTTGCCTGGGAAGCAGGTGCAAAGGATGGCTCGTATACCGCCGACCTCCGCATTGCCGCCATCGAACGGAACGGCTTGCTGTTTGAAATTATGGCAGAACTCTCCAATCTTAAGGTTTCGGTTTCTGCCGTAAACGCAAGGGTCACAAAGGATGAGGTTTCCATCATCGAAATTTCCATCGGTATTACCGACAGTGAACAGATTTTAGTTGTCATGAACAAGCTGAAAAAGATTTCAGGCGTGTTTGAAATAAAAAGAACCAATCACTAAGGAGGAGTTAAGGTATGTTAAAACTCGATTACACACAAACCAATTGGGCTGTAAAGGCACACGAATTGGAAAACTTGAAGGAAGCTGTAAAGCTTGCACACAAAACATTGCATGAAGGCACAGGTGCCGGCAATGATTTCTTAGGCTGGATTAACCTGCCCGAAAACTATGACAAGGAAGAATTTGCACGCATCAAAAAGGCGGCAGAAAAAATCAGAAGCGACAGTGAAGTTTTGATTGTTATCGGTATCGGCGGTTCTTACCTTGGTGCAAAGGCTGCTCTTGAAATGTTAGGCCACTGCTTTGGCAGTCAGCTCACCAAAGAACAGAGAAAAGCTCCCCAGATTTATTTTGCGGGCAATTCCATCAGTTCCACCTATCTTTGCGACCTGATTGAAGCAGTGGAAGGCAAAGATTTCTCGGTAAATATCATTTCCAAATCCGGTACCACCACAGAGCCTGCGGTTGCATTCCGTGTATTCCGCGACATGCTGGAAAAGAAGTATGGCAAGGAAGAAGCAAGAAAGAGAATTTATGCAACCACCGACAAGGCTCGCGGTGCTTTAAAGGCACTTTCTGATGAAGAAGGCTATGAAAGCTTTGTAATTCCGGATGATGTTGGCGGCAGATTCTCTGTACTGACTGCAGTTGGCTTACTCCCCATTGCTGTATCGGGTGCTGACATTGACACCATCATGAAGGGTGCGCAGGATGCATTAAAGGATTTTGATAACGAAAACCTCGACGAAAACATCTGCTATCAGTATGCAGCTGTTCGTAATGCACTTTACAGAAAGGGTTATACCACCGAAATCATGGTGAACTACGAACCCTATATGCACTATTTCTCCGAATGGTGGAAACAGCTTTACGGTGAATCCGAGGGCAAAGACAACAAAGGTCTGTTCCCGGCTTCGGTTGACTTTTCTACCGACCTGCATTCCATGGGTCAGTACATACAGGACGGCAGACGCGGTCTATTTGAAACAGTTATCAATATTGAAGCACCCAAAAAGGACATCACTTTGGGTGAAGACAAGGACAACATTGACGGTTTGAACTTCCTTGCGGGCAAAACCCTTGATTATGTAAACAAAAAGGCTTTCCAGGGTACGGTTTTAGCACACGTTTCGGGCGGTGTGCCGAACATGGTGGTTTCCATTGACAAAGCAGATGAATACCACTTTGGTTACATGGTATACTTCTTTGAAAAGGCATGCGGCTTAAGCGGTTATCTTTTAGGGGTAAATCCCTTTGATCAGCCGGGTGTTGAAGAGTACAAAAAGAACATGTTTGCACTTCTCGGCAAGCCCGGATATGAAGACCTGAAAGAAAAATTGGAAAATAAATTAAAATAATTAAAAAACTACTTGAAATTTCTCTCCAAATATAGTATGATATATATAAAGATAGAGATTTAAAATACAAGGAGGAATGAATTATGATTAAAGTAATTATTGGTAAGAAGGGTACAGGCAAAACCAAGTACATGATTGACGAGGTTAACTTGGCTGTTAAGAACGAACCGGGCTGCCTGGTTTTCGTCAGCAAGGGTGACCGTTTGATGTATGACTTGGCGCATAACGTTCGTTATGTGAACACACAGGAATTTGATGTAGAAAACTACGACGAATTTTATGGATTCCTTTGCGGTATCATTTCCAACAACTTTGATATTTCCCACATTTTTATTGATAGCATCTGGAAGATTGTTGACAGTGAAGAAGCCGGCTTCGAAGCGTTCTTGAAACAGCTCGGTGCCATTGGCGAGAAGTTTAACATTCATTTCTCTATTTCTATCTCGGCAGATAAGAGTGAGGCTCCGGAATATCTGGTTCCCTATTTAGTTGAAGTTTAATCAAAAAAACGCTTGCCCTAAGCATTTTACATGTTTAGGGCAAGTTCATTTCAAAAATTGCAAAAAGAGAGGATTTAACAAATGAAAAGCGAACTGATTTTTCACCCCGACACCAGTGTTGCGCCTTTGGGCATGATTGCACTGGAAAGCGCACAGGATTTAGGCGCAAAAATTAACAGCTATCTGGTAAGATGGGCAACAGAAAGAAATAAGGAGCCTGAAAACGGCACATTTCAGATTGAAGCCTCCTGCCCCAGATTCTCCTCCGGCGACGGTAAAGGTATGATTAAATCCACCGTACGCGGTAAGGATTTGTTTATTCTGGTAGACGTTGCAAATTATAACTGCACCTACACCATGTTTGGTATGAAAAACCAGATGTCTCCCGATGACCATTTTCAGGATTTAAAACGTATTATTCAGGCTGCCAGCGGTAAGGCGCATCGTGTAAACGTTATTATGCCGACCCTGTATGGTGGCAGACAGCACAAGAGAAGCTACAGAGAATCTTTAGACTGCGCAGTTGCTTTGCAGGAATTGCAGAACATGGGTGTTTCCAACATTCTAACCTTTGACGCGCACGATCCTCGTGTACATAACGCAGTACCGCTTATGGGCTTTGACAACGTTATTCCGTCTTACCAGGTTTTAAAAACCATGTTCAAAACCATTGACGGTTTTAAGCCTAACAAGGATAATTTCATGGTTATCTCCCCCGACGAAGGCGCAATTAACAGAAACATGTACTACGCATCGGTGCTTGGCGTAGATTTAGGTCTTTTCTACAAGAGAAGAGATTATTCGGTAATTGTAAACGGCAGAAACCCGATTGTTGCACATGAATATTTGGGTAACTCTGTAGAAGGCAAGGATGTATTTATCGCAGACGATATCATTTCTTCGGGCGAATCCATGCTTGATATTGCATACGAACTGAAGAAGAGAAAGGCAAACCGCATTTTCTGCTATGCGACCTACGCAATCTTTACCAACGGTCTGGATTCCTTTGACAAGGCTTTTGAAAACGGCATTATTGACGGTGTGTACGGCACAAACCTGACCTACCGTTCGCCCGAACTTTTGAAGAGAGAATGGTTTAACGAGGTTGACGTTTCCAAGTACATTGCATACTTTGTTGCAGCCCTCAACCATGACGTTTCGGTGAGCCAGATTATTGACCCGCACGAAAAGATTCATACTTTGCTGCAAAAGCACGGACTCAAATAAGAAAAAAGCCCCCTTTTCAAAGGGGGCATCATTTTAAAAAGGAAAAGAAAAATGGGTAAATTTAACTTTATTAAAACGGATATCAAGGATTTGATTTTGGTAGAGCCGACTGTGTTCGGCGACAGCCGCGGTTATTTTATGGAAACCTACCAGAAAGAAGAATTTAAGCAAGGCGGCATTGATGTGGATTTTGTGCAGGATAACCAGTCCTGCTCGGGAAAAGGTGTGCTTCGCGGTATGCATTTTCAGAAGAAAAATCCCCAGGGCAAGCTGGTGCGCGTGGTAAGCGGTGCCGTTTATGATGTAGCGGTTGACCTGCGAAAGGACAGCAAAACCTACGGTAAGTGGCAGGGCTTTGTGCTTTCTGCCGAAAACAAACGTCAGCTTTATGTGCCCGAAGGATTTGCCCACGGCTTTTTGGTATTAAGCGACAGCGCCGAGTTTGTGTACAAGTGCACCCGTTACTATGACGGCTCGGATGAAGGCGGACTCATGTACAACGACCCCGATTTGAACATTGATTGGCATGCACACTATGACGGAGAATTTGTCATCAGTGACAAGGACAAAAAACATCCTTTATTTAAAGATTTAAAAGACTGAGCTTACGCTCAGTCTTTTTTAGTGTTGTCATCCTGCGCAGAGCGCTCGTGAAAAGTATTTCAAAGAAAACTTTTCACGAAAGAGGCGCAACAGCCTGATAACAAAGCATGTGCCGATAAGGCATATGCGTAAAAAGAAGGCTTGTTGCGACGCCGGGCAATTGGTGCCTAGGTGCTTGTAATAGAGTCACAGCTTCTTTTTTACACAAAAAAACAACGCCATGATCTGGCGTTGTTTTGATTATAACAATTCTTTTCGAAGCTCTGCACCCGATTTTTGGGAAAGGTATGCCGGCGGAACATCTAAAACTGTTTTACATCCGGACATTCCTTCCTTAAACATTCTGCAGGTTGCACGGGCATACGCCACAATGACAGAAGCAGTAAATTCAGGATTGGAATCTAATTTTAAGCTATATTCAATGATATGGTTGTGTTCTTTATCGAAGCCCGTTTTACCGCTTCGGATGACGAAACCGCCGTGGGGAATTCCGCTGTGGTCGCGATTCAATTCCTCCTGCGAAATAAAATGCACAATAGTATCATAATCCGCAAAATAGTTGGGCATGGTCTTGATTTCGTTTTCAATTTTTGCTTTGTCTGCGCCTTCTTTTGCCACCACAAAGCATTCTCTCAAATGCTTTTCACGGGTAGAAAGGTCGGGATTCAAACCGCTTCTTACTGCGTCTAATGCTTTGTCAATGGGAATGGTGTACTGCTTTGCATCCTGCACGCCGTCAATTCTGCGGATGGCATCCGAATGTCCCTGGCTTACGCCCTTGCCCCAGAAAGTATAATCCTTACCCTCGGGCAAAACCGCACCGCCGTACATTCTGTTAATGGAGAACATACCCGGGTCCCAGCCCACAGAAATCATGCCCACCTTACCGCCTTTTTTGGCGGAAGCGTCCACATTTTCAAAATGTTCGGGGATTTTTGCATGGGTGTCAAAGCTGTCTACCACATTAAAATGCTCTGCTAAAAACGGTGTCTGCTCGGGCAAATCCTTTGCGCTGCCGCCACAAAGAATCATCACATCAATTTTGTCTTTAAAGGAAAGCACATCGTCTGTGTGACAAACTTCTACTCCCTCTGTTTTTATGCTGACGGTTTTGGGGTCACGACGGGTAAACACCGCCACCAGACACATATCCTCATTCTGGCGAATGGCACTTTCCACACCGCGTCCTAAGTTGCCGTAACCGTAAATTCCGATTCTGATCATGATAAAAACCTCCTTATCTCGAATAAAAAAAGTATAACATATTCTTCGGAAAATTTCAAGAAAAATGCAAAAAAAATATAAAATAATCGGTCTTATTTTTAAAAAAATCAACGTTTACGCCTCTAAACGCAACGCTTGTTCCTGCGCTATTGCTTTTTGCATTTTACCATGCTATACTGAAAAAAGGAGGGATGATTCATGAAAAAAACAATTGCGCTTTGTGCAGGTGTTATTCTGGTTTGCCTGCTGATTTTTGCTTTTGCAACAACCGCCTCCGCGACCGGATTGACTTATGCGGAAAGCTTGCCCATTATCAACGGAAATCTTGCAACAGAGCAAGGCAAATTAGGCATCGATACCACAAGCCCCACAAATAACGGAAAATGGAATTACAATTCCCACGATATGTATCAGGGTCTTTACGGTCTGAGCGGTGTTCCTACCTTATATATCAACAGCGGACAGTCCGTAACCTTAACTGTAAACAGCTCTGAAGAGGTTACGTGTTATCTCGGTGCACAGCTTTCCTGTTACACCTCGACCCGTGCTGTGGATGTATCCATAAACGGAACGAAGGTTGCGCGCTTATATTCTTCAAGCATGAGCCAAAGAGTTGTCTCGGATCCCGTTACTCTGCAAAAGGGAGAAAACCAAATTACGCTGACAGGTGTCGGGGCGGTTGTGCGTCTGGACCACATTGCCTTTATTCCCGGCACTTCCAAGTCGAATGCCCTGGCAGATTATACTGCGGCAAGCGTATCGGTACAAAGCTTAGAGAATGCTTTCGGTCAAACCGGTATTTTGCTTTCTGAAGCAAATGTTTCTTTTTCCGCAGCAGACAGCAACGGACTTACAGTAAACTGGATCCCCAATAAAAGTGCAAAAAATAAAAATGTAACCTATAAGCTTGTTTTAGACGGAGGTGCGGAGGTTGTTCTTGGAAACGAAGCAAGGTCGCACACCTTTACCGATGCAAGCTACGGCATGCACACCCTGTCGCTTACCGCGGTCTGCGGAACAGAAAGCATTACCATTTCAAAAGCCGTATTTTTAACCGACCGGAATTCTGTTACCACTGTTCTGGACTTTGGCACCTGTGGTGAAAATGTTACCTGGGTACTGGATGTAGAGGGTACTTTGTTCCTGAACGGCAGCGGTGCGATGCAAAATTACGCTGCAGACAAAACGCCCTGGTATGATTTGCGGTTTTCTGTTAAAAAAGCAATTGTTGCTGAAGGGATAACTACCATCGGTGACAATGCACTGGCAGGATGCATAATTCTGGAAAGCATAACGCTTCCGGACAGTTTAAAAAGCATTGGCAATCATGCACTTTCCACCTGCCTTGCACTAAGCAGTATAACGATTCCCGACAACGTGGAAACCATTGACCAGAGTGCATTTGCAGATTGCGAAGCACTTACGAGCATCCGCTTGCCGGACAGCGTAAAAACAATTGGCATGCAAGCTTTCCGAGATTGTAAGGAACTAACAAACATCACATTAGGTAACGGCTTGATTGCAATCGGTGTGCAAGCATTTTCCTATTGCAAAAATTTGGAAAGCATAACCATCCCTGACGGTGTAGAAACCATCGAATACCAAACATTCTACGCCTGCGACGCACTTACAAATATTCAATTTGGCAGTGGCATAACCACAATCAAGGATGATGCATTCGGAAGATGTTTAAGCCTTGAAAGCATAGTCATTCCA
This genomic window contains:
- a CDS encoding bifunctional (p)ppGpp synthetase/guanosine-3',5'-bis(diphosphate) 3'-pyrophosphohydrolase, which translates into the protein MDERLTYTEEELQQFNKQFDLMVEEIKKYTPNPDIGLVRAAFDEALVDHQNQRRKSGEPYVIHPFEVAKTLVSLNMDCESIAAGFLHDVVEDTPTSYEDIKVKFGEDVAMLVEGVTKLAKIPTSTKEEQQVENLRKMFLAMATDVRVIIIKLADRLHNMRTLKSMSEEKQREKAKETLDVYAPLAHRLGISRIKWELEDLALKYLDPIAYKEIYESIKQKKGERDQFIEDVMQEIRNRMAELGVQAQIAGRAKHFYSIFRKMYAQNKSIEEIYDLFAVRIIVDNITECYAALGAVHEMYKPIPGRFKDYIAMPKPNMYQSLHTTVLGKNGYPFEVQIRTWDMHRTAEFGIAAHWKYKEGSKDNTMDNKLEWIRQMLDIQNELSDTDDFMKTLKIDMFSDEVFVFTPKGKVISLPAGACPIDFAYAIHSAIGNKMVGAKINGKIVPIDQQLQNGDIIEILTTTTARGPSKDWLKIVKTSQARSKINQWFKLNFRDENIQKGKELVDKEVRRRELPNMNAFKEEFAENMMRRYGIKSVDDMYATIGFEGPLANKIVRKLKDELDKVSEAIKPAEPLTQEEEKPKPAPKKPSGNGIVVKGIDNCLVRLSKCCNPVPGDSIVGYITRGRGVSVHRADCSNVTGASEEEKSRLIEVAWEAGAKDGSYTADLRIAAIERNGLLFEIMAELSNLKVSVSAVNARVTKDEVSIIEISIGITDSEQILVVMNKLKKISGVFEIKRTNH
- a CDS encoding glucose-6-phosphate isomerase gives rise to the protein MLKLDYTQTNWAVKAHELENLKEAVKLAHKTLHEGTGAGNDFLGWINLPENYDKEEFARIKKAAEKIRSDSEVLIVIGIGGSYLGAKAALEMLGHCFGSQLTKEQRKAPQIYFAGNSISSTYLCDLIEAVEGKDFSVNIISKSGTTTEPAVAFRVFRDMLEKKYGKEEARKRIYATTDKARGALKALSDEEGYESFVIPDDVGGRFSVLTAVGLLPIAVSGADIDTIMKGAQDALKDFDNENLDENICYQYAAVRNALYRKGYTTEIMVNYEPYMHYFSEWWKQLYGESEGKDNKGLFPASVDFSTDLHSMGQYIQDGRRGLFETVINIEAPKKDITLGEDKDNIDGLNFLAGKTLDYVNKKAFQGTVLAHVSGGVPNMVVSIDKADEYHFGYMVYFFEKACGLSGYLLGVNPFDQPGVEEYKKNMFALLGKPGYEDLKEKLENKLK
- a CDS encoding ribose-phosphate pyrophosphokinase translates to MKSELIFHPDTSVAPLGMIALESAQDLGAKINSYLVRWATERNKEPENGTFQIEASCPRFSSGDGKGMIKSTVRGKDLFILVDVANYNCTYTMFGMKNQMSPDDHFQDLKRIIQAASGKAHRVNVIMPTLYGGRQHKRSYRESLDCAVALQELQNMGVSNILTFDAHDPRVHNAVPLMGFDNVIPSYQVLKTMFKTIDGFKPNKDNFMVISPDEGAINRNMYYASVLGVDLGLFYKRRDYSVIVNGRNPIVAHEYLGNSVEGKDVFIADDIISSGESMLDIAYELKKRKANRIFCYATYAIFTNGLDSFDKAFENGIIDGVYGTNLTYRSPELLKREWFNEVDVSKYIAYFVAALNHDVSVSQIIDPHEKIHTLLQKHGLK
- a CDS encoding diaminopimelate dehydrogenase, which translates into the protein MMIRIGIYGYGNLGRGVESAIRQNEDMCLVAVFTRRDPKTVSIKTEGVEVCHTDDVLSFKDKIDVMILCGGSAKDLPEQTPFLAEHFNVVDSFDTHAKIPEHFENVDASAKKGGKVGMISVGWDPGMFSINRMYGGAVLPEGKDYTFWGKGVSQGHSDAIRRIDGVQDAKQYTIPIDKALDAVRSGLNPDLSTREKHLRECFVVAKEGADKAKIENEIKTMPNYFADYDTIVHFISQEELNRDHSGIPHGGFVIRSGKTGFDKEHNHIIEYSLKLDSNPEFTASVIVAYARATCRMFKEGMSGCKTVLDVPPAYLSQKSGAELRKELL
- the recJ gene encoding single-stranded-DNA-specific exonuclease RecJ; its protein translation is MHSKWVLRETPSKEQIDSMVQKTGASRLVAAVLCVRGFTADEAKTFLAKDSTSLFDPFLFPDMEKAVLRIKQAIAADEKITVYGDYDADGITASALLVSCLKSISANADFYIPERENEGYGMSKTAIDTIANAGSTLIISVDCGITAVEECIYAKETGVDVIITDHHECGKQLPEAVAVINPKVLACPYPDKNLAGVGVALKLCQALLKDTHSLEQVAQNYAEFVALGTIADIAPLIGENRVLCDMGLKKIPKSENAGFQALLAVSDLQNKTVDATKVGFQLAPKINAVGRLSDASLAVEMFLSDDLKKTQEIAINLAECNVKRQKIEQEILDEAEQMVEQFYKEDAVLVLCDEKWHHGVVGIVASRLTKKYNKPCILISPGADGYYKGSGRSLEGFSLYDALCASSDTLVRFGGHELAAGIVIDCKKVDAFRESINVYAKEILGGKPLAPVIEADLELRGRHLNLETANALLSLEPFGAGNKPPVFTINNMTVNRVSALGANGQHLKMQLIKDGFAIDAIAFSFADKVHLTYGSEVTVMANLDINSFRGTESVQLKIIDMKQR
- the rfbC gene encoding dTDP-4-dehydrorhamnose 3,5-epimerase; amino-acid sequence: MGKFNFIKTDIKDLILVEPTVFGDSRGYFMETYQKEEFKQGGIDVDFVQDNQSCSGKGVLRGMHFQKKNPQGKLVRVVSGAVYDVAVDLRKDSKTYGKWQGFVLSAENKRQLYVPEGFAHGFLVLSDSAEFVYKCTRYYDGSDEGGLMYNDPDLNIDWHAHYDGEFVISDKDKKHPLFKDLKD
- a CDS encoding leucine-rich repeat domain-containing protein translates to MKKTIALCAGVILVCLLIFAFATTASATGLTYAESLPIINGNLATEQGKLGIDTTSPTNNGKWNYNSHDMYQGLYGLSGVPTLYINSGQSVTLTVNSSEEVTCYLGAQLSCYTSTRAVDVSINGTKVARLYSSSMSQRVVSDPVTLQKGENQITLTGVGAVVRLDHIAFIPGTSKSNALADYTAASVSVQSLENAFGQTGILLSEANVSFSAADSNGLTVNWIPNKSAKNKNVTYKLVLDGGAEVVLGNEARSHTFTDASYGMHTLSLTAVCGTESITISKAVFLTDRNSVTTVLDFGTCGENVTWVLDVEGTLFLNGSGAMQNYAADKTPWYDLRFSVKKAIVAEGITTIGDNALAGCIILESITLPDSLKSIGNHALSTCLALSSITIPDNVETIDQSAFADCEALTSIRLPDSVKTIGMQAFRDCKELTNITLGNGLIAIGVQAFSYCKNLESITIPDGVETIEYQTFYACDALTNIQFGSGITTIKDDAFGRCLSLESIVIPSGVLSIGASAFGYNHSLKSATIPASVREIGEGVFRDCRNLTDITVNANNLKYCSQDGVLFNKQKTVLVQYPGGKSGAYTVPDGVNTIAPHSFYYCQKLTDVSFPADVTYISDNAFTTCTTLKSVTFSEGLKTIGSSAFSSCQALENVNLPKSLTEINPSAFRGCSALTSITVPGGVTTVGNYAFGYCDKLTRVILETGIKTVDSYAFSDCQKLADITVPGTVQTIGNNAFSRCDNLQTIYYRGLVSDWNNISAENALIPETVKMVFLPVFSFDITTANGQLLVTADPCDLPADTVFLGLTVNANGKALELKPVTATTATAFDATDVNEIRVFAWGNRFTPVSQNCIQSVN